Proteins from a single region of Candidatus Afararchaeum irisae:
- a CDS encoding 3-isopropylmalate dehydratase — protein sequence MKVKGEARRFGDDISTDEIIPGKYLRRDEDVWADHVMEGVDPRFADDSEGVVIVAGENFGYGSSREQAPRAIKAAGVSGVVAESFARIFYRNAINVGLPIATASVAEDTDDGDRVSVDLSEGTVVVESEPGKTRHECEELPERLREVLEAGGLLSWRRKNG from the coding sequence ATGAAGGTCAAAGGAGAAGCGAGGAGATTCGGAGACGACATCAGCACCGACGAGATAATACCCGGAAAGTACCTCCGGCGTGACGAGGATGTGTGGGCTGACCACGTCATGGAGGGCGTAGATCCCCGGTTTGCGGACGACAGCGAGGGGGTCGTTATAGTCGCGGGTGAGAACTTCGGGTACGGATCGTCACGTGAACAGGCACCGAGGGCGATAAAGGCAGCCGGGGTCAGTGGAGTAGTCGCCGAGTCGTTCGCACGTATATTCTACCGAAACGCGATCAACGTGGGTCTCCCGATAGCAACGGCGTCGGTCGCCGAAGACACCGACGACGGTGACCGCGTCTCTGTGGATCTGTCGGAAGGCACCGTAGTAGTGGAGTCGGAGCCCGGGAAGACGAGGCACGAGTGTGAGGAGCTTCCCGAGAGGCTTCGTGAAGTTCTCGAAGCGGGTGGATTGCTAAGCTGGAGGAGAAAGAATGGCTGA